Within the Polymorphobacter megasporae genome, the region CATCGCCGATAACTCCCGGGATGCGGCGATACTGTCAATGGCGACCGCAGCCACCTGGCTTCGAAGCGCGTCCTCGGCTCAACTTGTCGAACCGCGCTCGGCGAAGGTGACCGAGCGGTCGGGCGCGAGGCGGATGACGACGTCGGCGCGGTCGGGCATCTCGGCGAGAATGTGCCGCGTCAGCCGCTCGTAGTGCGCGACGAAGCGCGCGACTTCGGCATCGGTCATGACCGCTGCTCCACGACGTTCCTGCTCGACGCGCCAATCGCGGACGACCTCGAACCCCGGCGAAGCAAGCAGGATCAGCCGGTCGATCCGGGCAAATAACGCGCGGTAGCCGGGGCCCGCAAGCGAGGCGTTGACGTACGCCCGCCAGCGACCGTCTGGGTCGTCGTCACGTTCGAGCGGGTTGACCGGCGCGCCGAGGTCGGCGGCAGGTTGCGGCATCGCGCCGACACACCAACCCTCGAAGATCAGGACGTCGAGCGCGGGAGCGATCGGCGTCCAGTCACCCTCGGGTGCGCGGTCATCGCTCGCCTTGTCGAAGCGCGGCAAGCGGACTGCCGCGCCCAAGTCGAGCGCGGCAAGCAACGCCAGTCCGAGTGCGGTATCATGGGTTCCTGGCACGCCCCGCGTCGCAAGAAGCGGATGGACCGTCGCGGCTAGGTGCAAGCGATCGGCGCGAGTCAGGTACAAGTCGTCGAGCGACAGCGTCGCCGCCCGGAGCCCGCTTAGGGATAGCCGCGCGACCACCGCTGTCGCCACGGTCGACTTGCCGCTCCCCTGCGCGCCGCAGACGCCGATCACCAAGGGGCGGCGGGTGACATCGTCCAGCGCTCCGCGAACGACCGTCTCGACAAGGTCGGCGGCGGTCAACCGCCCAACCGGTAGCCGACGCCAAGCTCGCTGCGGATCAGCGTCATCCCCTCAGGTCCCAGCTTCTGCCGCAGGCTGCGGACGACGACGCGGAGGTATTCGACGTCGTCGTCGTGCGCCGGCCCCCAGCCGGCGCGGAGCAGTTGGCGGTGGGTCAGAACGCGCCCGGGATGCTTGGCGAGTTCGGCGAGGAAGATATATTCCTTCGGCGTCAGCCGCACCTCCTCCTCGCCGCGGCGGACCCGGCGGAGCGCGAGGTCGATCGTGATCGGTCCAACGGTGACGACCTCGGCCTCGGCCTCGCTCGCCAGCCGGTGGCGCAGGCCGGTGCGGATGCGCGCGAGGAGTTCGTCGCTATCGAACGGCTTAGTGACGAAATCGTCGGCGCCGAGGTCGAGCGCGGCGACCTTCTCGCCGGTCTGGTCGCGCGCCGAGACGACGATCAGCGCCGCCTTGCCCTTGATCAGCGGAATGAGTTCGAGCCCGTCGCGGTCGGGCAGGCCGAGGTCGAGCAGGACGAGGTCGGGCTTGTCGATCGTCATCGCGTTGAGCGCCGCGCGCGCGGTATCGGCCTCGACGACGTCGTACCCGGCGCGGGCCAGCGTACCGCGCACCAGCCGCCGGATCGCGGCTTCGTCGTCGACGACGAGGATCGTCGCCGCGCTCATTCTGCGGCCTCGGTCGCGACGGCGGGGGCACGGACGAGCAGCGCCTCGGGGAACTGGACCGCGAAGCGTGCGCCACGGGGATCGCTGCGCGTGCCGGCGGCCACGGTCAGCCCCATCGCCTCGGCAAAGCCCTTTACGATCGCGAGGCCGAGCCCGGTGCCGTCCTTGGTCCGGTCGGACCCCTCGACGCGCAGGAACGTGTCGAAGATGCGCGCCTCGCTCCCCGGCGGCAAGCCCGGCCCCTCGTCGGTCACGGTTAGCTCGATGCCGTCGTAGCGGCGCGTCGCGGCGATCGTCACGGTGGTCCCCGGGTCGGCATATTTGCCGGCATTGTCGAGCAGGTTGATCAGGCAGTGGTGAAACAGCTGCGGGTCGATCCGTACCAGCGGCAGGTCGGGCGGCACGGCAAGGGCGATCGGATGGTCGGCGAGCGCGCGGCGGACGTCGTGGACCGCGCCCGCAACCGCATCGGTCAGGTCGGTGGGCTGGATATTTAGGTTGAGCGCCCCCGCCTCGATCCGCGCCATGTCGAGCAGATTGGCGACGAAGCGCCGAAGCCGCTGGGTCTCGGCGTCGAGCGTGTCGAACAACGGGGTGTTCGACGTCGTCGCCGCGGTCGCGCGAAGTTCGTTCGCGGCGGCGACGATGCTCGTCAGCGGGGTCCGCAGGTCGTGGCTGACGCTCGCGAGCAGCGTCGCGCGAAGGCGGTCGCGCTCGCGGAGTTGGGCGACATCGGCCATCTCGGCCTCAAGCTGGATGCGGTCGAGCGCGAGCGCCGACTGGTCGAGGACGCTGGTCAGCAGCGCGAGGCTGTCGGGACGCAGCGGATCGCGCCCGTCGTCGCGCGCCATGCCGATCACCGCGATCGTCCCGCGCCCGGTGTTGAGCGGGTGGAACAGCCAGTCGGCTGCCGTCAGCGTGTCCGACCCGCGCCCCGCCGGACGCCCCTTGTCGGCGACCCAGCGCGCCGCCGCGAGCTCGACCGCGCCGAGCTCGTCGCCGGGGGGCACCGCCGCGATGAGAATCAGGTCACCGCGCTTGGGCAGCATCATCACCGCGCGGACGTCGAACAACCGCGCGATCTCGGCGCAGATCGACTGCGCCAGTTCGGGCACCGTCGTCACCCCGGTCAACTGCCGCGAGAAGCCCGCGAGCGCGGCATTGGCGCGCGCGCCCGACGCGGCAAGATCGGCCTGGACCCGCGTCCGCGCTGCAAGCTGGCTGACGATCACCGCGACGACCAGCAGGACGAGGACGGTGACGAGGTTCGCCGGATCGGCGATCGTGAAGGTGTAGAGCGGCGGAAGAAAGAAGAAGTTGTACGCCAGCGCCGACAGCACCCCGGCGAAGACCCCGGCGCGTAGCCCCCAGATCGTCGCGGCGGTCAGCACCGGGACGAGGTACATCATGTCGACGCTGTTGACCGTCTTCGGCCCAGTGACGATCTCGGCGATGCCGGTGACGCCCGCGACCATCAGGAGCGTCAATAGATAGTCCATCGGGCGGGTGATCGTTCGCCGCGGTGCGGTGGCTTGTGCGGCGCCCTTGCCGGTCGGCAGGACGTGGACCGCGACGCCGTCGATGCCGCGGACCAGCGCGTCGACGACCGAGCCGTAGCGTCGCTCGAACCACCACGATCGGAGCGATTTGCCGACGACGATCTGCGTGATCCGCGCCTCGGCAGCAAAGTCGCACAGCCCGTCGACGACGTTCGCCGCGGGGATTGTCGCGGTCCCGCCGCCGAGCTGGACCGCGAGCGCCAGCGTCGCCGCCAGCCGCGACTGCCCGGCAGCATCGAGGCGGCGGGTCCGCTCGGTCTCGACGTGGAGAGCGGTCCATGGCGCGCGCAGGGCATCGGCCAAGCGTTTGGCGGCGCGGACGAGTTCGGCGGCGCTGGCGGCGGCGTCGACCGCGACGAGAACGCGCTCGCCCGCCGCGAAGGTCCCCGCGAGCGCCCGCGCGCGCAGGTCGCCGAGCATCTCGGCATCGACCGCCTGCGCCGCACGCCGCAGCGCCAGCTCACGCAACGCCTGGAGATTGGTCCGCGAAAAGAAATGCCCGAGCGCGCGTGCGGCTTCGTCGGGGACATAGACCTTGCCCGCCTTCAATCGCTCGATCAGCTCGTCGGGGGGAATATCGACGACCTCGATATCGGCGTCGTCGAGCATCCGGTCGGGCACCGTCTCGCGCACCCGGACCCGGGTGAACGAAGCGACGACGTCGTTTAGGCTCTCGATGTGCTGGACGTTGACCGTCGAGAAGACGTCGATCCCGGCGGCGAGGAGTTCGTCGACGTCCTGGTAGCGCTTGGGGTGGCGCGACCCCGGGGCGTTGGTGTGCGCGAGTTCGTCGACCAGCACGAGGCGCGGGCGGCGCGCGAGGATCGCGTCGATGTCCATCTCGTCGAGCGCGCGGACCGAGCCTTCGGTATGGCGGCGCGGCATGATCTCGAACGGCCGGGTCAGCGCCTCGGTCTCGGCACGGCCGTGGGTCTCGACGACGCCGATGACGACGTCGACCCCTTCGCGGACCCGCGCCGCGGCATCAGTCAGCATCTCATAGGTTTTGCCGACGCCGGGGGCTGCGCCGAGGAAGACCTTCAAACGGCCGCGGCCTTCCTGCGCGGCGGCGCGCAGGAAGGCCTCGGGAGCCGGGCGGTCGGGATCGCGGGCGGTCACCCGGCGGGTTTAGCGCCCGACGCATCGAGCTGTCGATTGAGCATCAGCACGTTGACCCGCGGTTCACCGAGAATCCCCGCGAGCGGAGCCTCGACAGCACCCTCGACGATCGCCTGCACCTGCGGCTCGGTCATCCCGCGCGCCTTGGCGACGCGGGCGATCTGGACCCTTGCCGACGCCGGCGAGATGTGCGGGTCGAGCCCGGACGCCGAGGTCGTCAGCAGGTCGCCGGGGACGTCGCCGGTCAGGCCGTCGGCGCGCGCGGCCTTGACGTCAGCGCGGACGCGATCGACCAGCGCCTTCGACGTCGGGCCGAGGTTCGACCCCGACGACGCTTGCCCGTCATACCCCTTGCCCGCCGCCGACGGGCGTCCGTGGAAGTATTTCGGCGCGGCAAAATTCTGCCCGATCAGCTCGGAGCCGACGACCCGATCACCGTCGCGGACGAGGCTTCCGTTCGCTTGGCTCGGGAACACCAGCTGGCCGATGCCGAGGATGAGCGCGGGGTAGGCCAGCCCGGTCAGGATGGTGAACAGCACCAGCATGACCAGCGCAGGGCGGATTGCGGAACGGAAATCAGCGTTCATGGTGAACTTCCTTAGACCAGACCGAGGCCGGAAACGGCGATGTCGATCAGCTTGATGCCGATGAACGGCGCGACGATACCGCCCAGCCCATAGACCGCGAGATTGCGCGCGAGCAGCGTCCCCGCCCCCGCCGGGCGGTATTTCACGCCCTTCAATGCCAGCGGCACCAGCGCCGGGATGATCAGCGCGTTGAAGATGATCGCCGACAGGATCGCGCTCTGCGGCGACGCCAGCCCCATGACGTTGAGCACCGCGAGACCCGGATACAGCACGACGAAGATCGCCGGCAGGATCGCGAAATACTTGGCGACGTCGTTGGCGATCGAGAAGGTCGTCAGCGCTCCCCGCGTCATCAGCAGTTGCTTGCCGAGCCCGACGATCTCGATCAGCTTGGTTGGGTCGCTGTCGAGGTCGACCATGTTGCCCGCCTCGCGCGCCGCCTGCGTCCCGGTGTTCATCGTCACCCCGACATCGGCCTGTGCGAGCGCCGGAGCGTCGTTGGTGCCGTCGCCGCACATCGCGACGAGCTTGCCGCCGGTCTGCTCCTTGCGGATCAGCGCGAGCTTGTCCTCCGGCGTCGCCTGCGCGAGAAAGTCGTCGACCCCGGCCTCGGCGGCGATACTCGCGGCAGTCAGCGGGTTATCGCCGGTGATCATCACCGTGCGGATACCCATCCGGCGCAGCTCGACGAAGCGCTCGCGGATACCCGCCTTGATGATGTCCTTCAGATGGACCGCGCCGAGGATGCGCCCGTCGCGGACGACGGCGAGCGGGGTGCCGCCCGACCGCGCGATCTCGTCGGTGATCCGGCGCAGCTCGCTCGCCGAGGCGCTGTCGGGGAGCTTGTTGAGGACCGAGTCGACTGCGCCCTTCTCGATGAAGGTCGCGCCGAACTTGAGCCCTGACAGCCGGGTCGACGCCGAGAACGGCACGACTTCAGCCCCGACCGGCATCGTCGCCGACTGCCCGTGCTTCTCGCGGGCGAGGACGACGATCGAGCGACCCTCGGGAGTTTCGTCGGCGAGGCTCGACAGATACGCCGCCTCGGCGAGTTCGCCCATCTGGACGCCGGCGACGCTGCGGAACTCGGTCGCCTGGCGGTCGCCGACGGTAATCGTCCCGGTCTTGTCGAGCAGCAGCACGTCGATATCGCCCGCCGCTTCGACCGCGCGGCCCGACTTCGCCAGCACGTTGAAGCGGACGAGCCGGTCCATCCCGGCGATGCCGATCGCCGACAGCAAGGCCGCGATCGTCGTCGGGATCAGCGTGATCAGCAGCGCTGCGAGTAGCACCACCGACACCGCTCCCCCGGCATAGGTCGCGAACAGCGGGATCGTCCCGACCGCGATCAGGAAGATGATCGTCAGCCCGACGAGCAGGATCGTCAGCGCGATCTCGTTCGGCGTTTTCTGCCGTGACGCGCCTTCGACGAGCGCGATCATGCGGTCGAGGAAGCCTTCGCCCGGACCGGCGGTGACACGGACGGTGATCTTGTCGGAGATGACGCGCGTCCCCGCCGTGACCGCCGAGCGGTCGCCGCCGGCCTCGCGGATGACGGGGGCGCTTTCGCCGGTGATCGCGGCTTCGTTGACCGAGGCGACGCCCTCGACGACTTCGCCGTCGGCGGGGATCAGGTCGCCGGTGTCGACGAGCACAAGATCGCCGACCTTAAGCGCCGATGCCGCGACTTGTTCGCCCGAGACGCGCTTGGCGGTCAATTCGCCCTTGGTCTGGCGGAGCGAGGCGGCCTGCGCCTTGCCGCGCCCCTCGGCGATGGCTTCGGCGAAGTTGCCAAACAGGACAGTCAGCCACAGCCAGACGACGAGCTGAATCTGGAAGCCGACCGCGAGGCCGGTGCCACCGGCGAACAGCAGGATCGTCAGCAGCAGCGCGACGACGCCGGTGGTGAACATCACCGGATTGCGCACGAGCTGCGCGGGGTTGAGCTTGCGGAAGGCATCGATCACCGCCGGGCCGATCAGGGCAGGCGTGAACAATGAGGGGGCGACGGCGCGGGCCATTGACGTGACTCCGATTAAAACAGCTGGCCGTGAACCATCGCCAGTTCATCGGCGATGGGTCCGAGCGCGAGCGACGGCAGGAAGGTCAGGCCGCCCAGGATCAGGATGATCCCGATCAGCAGGCCGACCCAGAGCGGGCCGGTCGTCGGGAACGAGCCCGACGATTCAGGGACGACGCGCTTGGCAGCGAGGCTGCCGGCGATCGCGAGGACTGGGATGATCACGAAGAAGCGCCCGAACCACATCGCGACGGCGAGCAACCCATCGTAGAACGGCGTGCTCGCGGTCAGCCCGGCGAACGCCGACCCGTTGTTCCCGACGGCCGACGAGAAGGCGTAGAGGATCTCCGA harbors:
- a CDS encoding kinase produces the protein MTAADLVETVVRGALDDVTRRPLVIGVCGAQGSGKSTVATAVVARLSLSGLRAATLSLDDLYLTRADRLHLAATVHPLLATRGVPGTHDTALGLALLAALDLGAAVRLPRFDKASDDRAPEGDWTPIAPALDVLIFEGWCVGAMPQPAADLGAPVNPLERDDDPDGRWRAYVNASLAGPGYRALFARIDRLILLASPGFEVVRDWRVEQERRGAAVMTDAEVARFVAHYERLTRHILAEMPDRADVVIRLAPDRSVTFAERGSTS
- the kdpC gene encoding potassium-transporting ATPase subunit KdpC, which codes for MNADFRSAIRPALVMLVLFTILTGLAYPALILGIGQLVFPSQANGSLVRDGDRVVGSELIGQNFAAPKYFHGRPSAAGKGYDGQASSGSNLGPTSKALVDRVRADVKAARADGLTGDVPGDLLTTSASGLDPHISPASARVQIARVAKARGMTEPQVQAIVEGAVEAPLAGILGEPRVNVLMLNRQLDASGAKPAG
- the kdpB gene encoding potassium-transporting ATPase subunit KdpB; amino-acid sequence: MARAVAPSLFTPALIGPAVIDAFRKLNPAQLVRNPVMFTTGVVALLLTILLFAGGTGLAVGFQIQLVVWLWLTVLFGNFAEAIAEGRGKAQAASLRQTKGELTAKRVSGEQVAASALKVGDLVLVDTGDLIPADGEVVEGVASVNEAAITGESAPVIREAGGDRSAVTAGTRVISDKITVRVTAGPGEGFLDRMIALVEGASRQKTPNEIALTILLVGLTIIFLIAVGTIPLFATYAGGAVSVVLLAALLITLIPTTIAALLSAIGIAGMDRLVRFNVLAKSGRAVEAAGDIDVLLLDKTGTITVGDRQATEFRSVAGVQMGELAEAAYLSSLADETPEGRSIVVLAREKHGQSATMPVGAEVVPFSASTRLSGLKFGATFIEKGAVDSVLNKLPDSASASELRRITDEIARSGGTPLAVVRDGRILGAVHLKDIIKAGIRERFVELRRMGIRTVMITGDNPLTAASIAAEAGVDDFLAQATPEDKLALIRKEQTGGKLVAMCGDGTNDAPALAQADVGVTMNTGTQAAREAGNMVDLDSDPTKLIEIVGLGKQLLMTRGALTTFSIANDVAKYFAILPAIFVVLYPGLAVLNVMGLASPQSAILSAIIFNALIIPALVPLALKGVKYRPAGAGTLLARNLAVYGLGGIVAPFIGIKLIDIAVSGLGLV
- a CDS encoding response regulator translates to MSAATILVVDDEAAIRRLVRGTLARAGYDVVEADTARAALNAMTIDKPDLVLLDLGLPDRDGLELIPLIKGKAALIVVSARDQTGEKVAALDLGADDFVTKPFDSDELLARIRTGLRHRLASEAEAEVVTVGPITIDLALRRVRRGEEEVRLTPKEYIFLAELAKHPGRVLTHRQLLRAGWGPAHDDDVEYLRVVVRSLRQKLGPEGMTLIRSELGVGYRLGG
- a CDS encoding sensor histidine kinase, which translates into the protein MTARDPDRPAPEAFLRAAAQEGRGRLKVFLGAAPGVGKTYEMLTDAAARVREGVDVVIGVVETHGRAETEALTRPFEIMPRRHTEGSVRALDEMDIDAILARRPRLVLVDELAHTNAPGSRHPKRYQDVDELLAAGIDVFSTVNVQHIESLNDVVASFTRVRVRETVPDRMLDDADIEVVDIPPDELIERLKAGKVYVPDEAARALGHFFSRTNLQALRELALRRAAQAVDAEMLGDLRARALAGTFAAGERVLVAVDAAASAAELVRAAKRLADALRAPWTALHVETERTRRLDAAGQSRLAATLALAVQLGGGTATIPAANVVDGLCDFAAEARITQIVVGKSLRSWWFERRYGSVVDALVRGIDGVAVHVLPTGKGAAQATAPRRTITRPMDYLLTLLMVAGVTGIAEIVTGPKTVNSVDMMYLVPVLTAATIWGLRAGVFAGVLSALAYNFFFLPPLYTFTIADPANLVTVLVLLVVAVIVSQLAARTRVQADLAASGARANAALAGFSRQLTGVTTVPELAQSICAEIARLFDVRAVMMLPKRGDLILIAAVPPGDELGAVELAAARWVADKGRPAGRGSDTLTAADWLFHPLNTGRGTIAVIGMARDDGRDPLRPDSLALLTSVLDQSALALDRIQLEAEMADVAQLRERDRLRATLLASVSHDLRTPLTSIVAAANELRATAATTSNTPLFDTLDAETQRLRRFVANLLDMARIEAGALNLNIQPTDLTDAVAGAVHDVRRALADHPIALAVPPDLPLVRIDPQLFHHCLINLLDNAGKYADPGTTVTIAATRRYDGIELTVTDEGPGLPPGSEARIFDTFLRVEGSDRTKDGTGLGLAIVKGFAEAMGLTVAAGTRSDPRGARFAVQFPEALLVRAPAVATEAAE